In Lolium rigidum isolate FL_2022 chromosome 7, APGP_CSIRO_Lrig_0.1, whole genome shotgun sequence, the DNA window GCTGGACTCGCACTACACGGAGCTGGCGGAGCTGGTGGAGAAGGCGCTGCTGCTGCAGTCCCTGGAGGACGCGGTGGGGCGGGGCAACGTCACCATCTTCGCCCCGAGAAACCAGGCCCTGGAGCAGGACCTGGACCCGGAGTTCCGCGCCTTCCTCCTGGAGCCCCGCAACCTGCGCTCCCTCCagcgcctcctcctcttccacgtcCTCCCCTCCCGCCTCCACTCCGCCTCGGGCGCCtggcccgccgccggcgccgcctccacCGCGCGCATGACGCTCTCCGGCGAGCACCTGGAGCTCTCCGCCGACACGGAAAACAGCATGCGAGTCGGCGCCGCGGCGGTGACGAAGCCGGACGCGGTGGTCCGGCCCGACGGCGTGATCCACGGCATCGAGCGGCTGCTGGTCCCGCGGTCCGTTCAGGAGGACTTCAACCGGCGGCGCAGCCTGGCGGCGATCTCGGCGGTGCTCCCCACGGGGGCCCCCGAGGTGGACCCGAGGACGCACCGGCTGAAGAAGCCGGCCCCGCCCGTGCCCGTCGGCGCGCCGCCCGTGCTCCCCGTCTGGGACGCCATGGCGCCCGGCCCCTCCATCGCGCCGGCGCCCGCGCCCGGGCCCAACTCCGGGAAGGCCCACTTCGACGGGCACAGCCAGGTGAAGGACTTCATCCAAACCCTCGTCCTCTACGGCGGGTACAACGAGCTGGCCGACATCCTGGTGAACCTCACCTCGCTGGCCACCGAGATGGGGCGGCTGGTGTCCGAGGGGTACGTGCTCACGGTGCTGGCGCCCAACGACGAGGCCATGGCGCGGCTCACCACCGACCAGCTCAGCGAGCCAGGCTCGCCCGAGAACATACTCTACTACCACATGGTGCCCGAGTACCAGACGGAGGAGAGCATGTACAACGCGGTCAGGAGGTTCGGCACCGTCAGGTACGACACGTTAAGGCTGCCGCAGAAGGTCACCGCCAGGGAGGCCGACGGCTCCGTCAAGTTCGGCCACGGCGAGGGGTCCGCCTACCTCTTCGACCCGGACATCTACACCGACGGCAGGATCTCAGTGCAGGGCATCGACGCCGTGCTCTTCCCCCCTGTCGACGACACCGCCAAGACCGGCGGCACTGTCGAAGCCGCGCCCGCTAGGAAGGCCCCCGCCGTCACCGGCACCGCCAAGTCCAAGCTCCGACGAGGTCAGTACACACTAACCTCTGCTCGCGTTATTCACACTACTTAATTAGTTAGCTTAAGAT includes these proteins:
- the LOC124674625 gene encoding fasciclin-like arabinogalactan protein 16, which encodes MGAPLYGAVLLFLVLAAATADVVPEQQQQKQPALPSSQSAAGGAGSSSNSSTVGVNSNSVLVALLDSHYTELAELVEKALLLQSLEDAVGRGNVTIFAPRNQALEQDLDPEFRAFLLEPRNLRSLQRLLLFHVLPSRLHSASGAWPAAGAASTARMTLSGEHLELSADTENSMRVGAAAVTKPDAVVRPDGVIHGIERLLVPRSVQEDFNRRRSLAAISAVLPTGAPEVDPRTHRLKKPAPPVPVGAPPVLPVWDAMAPGPSIAPAPAPGPNSGKAHFDGHSQVKDFIQTLVLYGGYNELADILVNLTSLATEMGRLVSEGYVLTVLAPNDEAMARLTTDQLSEPGSPENILYYHMVPEYQTEESMYNAVRRFGTVRYDTLRLPQKVTAREADGSVKFGHGEGSAYLFDPDIYTDGRISVQGIDAVLFPPVDDTAKTGGTVEAAPARKAPAVTGTAKSKLRRGRLLEGACQMMGVFVRRSRFTSCEY